In the Sus scrofa isolate TJ Tabasco breed Duroc chromosome 7, Sscrofa11.1, whole genome shotgun sequence genome, one interval contains:
- the DDR1 gene encoding epithelial discoidin domain-containing receptor 1 isoform X2, with amino-acid sequence MGGQSQAALAAPELEPQRPETGVTGTQENPKLERCCPHPLRPEGIGAMGPRALSSLLLLLLLLVATGDADMKGHFDPAKCRYALGMQDRTIPDGDISASSSWSDSTAARHSRLESSDGDGAWCPAGPVFPKEEEYLQVDLRRLHLVALVGTQGRHAGGLGKEFSPSYRLRYSRDGLRWMDWRDRWGQEVILGNEDPGGVVLKDLGPPMVARMVRFYPRADRVMSVCLRVELYGCLWKDGLLSYTAPVGQTMYLSEAVHLNDSTYDGHTTHTVGGLQYGGLGQLADGVVGLDDFRKSQELRVWPGYDYVGWSNHSFPSGYVEMEFEFDRLRAFQAMQVHCNNMHTLGARLPGGVECRFKRGPAMAWEGEPVRHALGGSLGDPRARAVSVPLGGRVGRFLQCRFLFAGPWLLFSEISFISDVVNDSSLALGGTYPPAPWWPPGPPPTNFSSLELEPRGQQPVAKAEGSPTAILIGCLVAIILLLLLIIALMLWRLHWRRLLSKAERRVLEEELTVHLSVPGDTILINNRPGSREPPPYQEPRPRGNPPHSAPSVPNSSALLLSNPAYRLLLATYARPPRGPGPPTPAWAKPTNTQAYSGDYMEPEKPGAPLLPPPPQNSVPHYAEADIVTLQGVTGGNTYAVPALPPGAAGDGPPRVDFPRSRLRFKEKLGEGQFGEVHLCEVESPQDLVSLDFPLSVRKGQPLLVAVKILRPDATKNARNDFLKEVKIMSRLKDPNIIRLLGVCVQDDPLCMITDYMENGDLNQFLSAHQLEDKAAEGAGDGEAAQGPTISYPMLLHVAAQIASGMRYLATLNFVHRDLATRNCLVGENFTIKIADFGMSRNLYAGDYYRVQGRAVLPIRWMAWECILMGKFTTASDVWAFGVTLWEVLMLCRAQPFGQLTDEQVIENAGEFFRDQGRQVYLSRPPACPLGLYELMLRCWSREPEQRPPFSQLHRFLAEDALNTV; translated from the exons ATGGGCGGACAAAGCCAGGCAGCCTTGGCGGCCCCAGAGCTGGAACCCCAAAGGCCTGAGACTGGGGTGACTGGGACCCAGGAGAACCCTAAGCTGGAG agatgctgcccccacccccttagGCCCGAGGGAATAGGAGCTATGGGGCCAAGGGCCCTCTCATCTctactgctactgctgctgctcttGGTGGCAACGGGAGATGCTGACATGAAGGGACATTTTGACCCTG CCAAGTGCCGCTATGCCTTGGGCATGCAGGACCGGACCATCCCAGATGGTGAcatctctgcctccagctcctgGTCAGACTCCACTGCGGCTCGCCACAGCAG gctGGAAAGCAGTGACGGAGATGGGGCATGGTGCCCTGCAGGGCCAGTGTTTCCCAAGGAGGAGGAATACCTGCAGGTGGACTTGCGGCGGCTGCACCTGGTGGCGCTGGTGGGCACCCAGGGGAGGCACGCGGGGGGCCTGGGCAAGGAATTCTCCCCCAGCTACCGGCTGCGTTATTCCCGAGACGGCCTCCGCTGGATGGACTGGAGGGACCGCTGGGGCCAGGAG GTGATCTTAGGTAATGAGGATCCTGGGGGAGTGGTGCTGAAGGACCTTGGACCCCCCATGGTGGCCCGAATGGTTCGCTTCTATCCCCGGGCGGACCGAGTCATGAGCGTCTGTCTGCGGGTGGAGCTCTATGGCTGCCTCTGGAAGG aTGGACTCCTGTCTTACACGGCCCCTGTGGGGCAGACGATGTACTTATCTGAGGCCGTGCACCTCAACGACTCCACCTATGATGGACACACCACGCACACCGTTGGCGG GCTGCAGTATGGAGGTCTAGGCCAGCTGGCAGATGGTGTGGTGGGGCTAGATGACTTTAGGAAGAGCCAGGAGCTGCGGGTCTGGCCAGGCTATGACTATGTGGGATGGAGCAATCACAGCTTCCCCAGCGGCTATGTGGAGATGGAGTTTGAGTTTGACCGACTGAGGGCCTTCCAGGCCATGCAG gtCCACTGTAACAACATGCACACCTTGGGAGCTCGCCTGCCTGGTGGGGTGGAGTGTCGCTTCAAGCGGGGCCCTGCCATGGCCTGGGAGGGGGAGCCTGTGCGCCACGCCCTAGGGGGCAGCCTGGGGGACCCCAGAGCCCGGGCTGTGTCGGTGCCCCTGGGCGGCCGTGTGGGCCGCTTTCTTCAGTGCCGCTTCCTCTTTGCTGGGCCGTGGTTACTCTTCAGTGAAATCTCCTTCATCTCTG aTGTTGTGAATGACTCCTCCCTGGCTCTGGGGGGCACCTACCCACCAGCCCCCTGGTGGCCACCTGGCCCACCTCCCAccaacttcagcagcttgg AGCTCGAGCCCAGGGGCCAGCAGCCCGTGGCCAAGGCTGAGGGAAGCCCAACTGCCATCCTCATCGGCTGCCTCGTGGCCAtcatcctgctgctgctgctcatcaTCGCCCTCATGCTGTGGCGGCTGCACTGGCGCAGGCTCCTCAGCAAG GCCGAGCGTCGGGTATTGGAAGAGGAGCTGACGGTTCATCTCTCTGTCCCTGGGGACACCATCCTCATCAACAACCGCCCAGGCTCTCGAGAGCCACCCCCTTACCAGGAGCCTCGGCCGCGTGGGAATCCACCCCACTCTGCTCCCAGTGTCCCCAACAGCTCTG CGTTGCTGCTCTCCAATCCAGCCTACCGTCTCCTTCTGGCCACTTACGCCCGCCCCCCTCGAGGCCCGGGCCCCCCCACACCCGCCTGGGCCAAACCCACCAACACCCAGG CCTACAGTGGGGACTATATGGAGCCTGAGAAGCCGGGTGCCCCacttctgcccccacctccccagaacAGCGTCCCCCATTATGCCGAGGCTGACATTGTCACCCTGCAGGGTGTCACGGGGGGCAACACCTATGCTGTGCCTGCACTGCCCCCAGGGGCAGCTGGGGATGGTCCCCCCAGAGTGGATTTCCCTCGGTCGAGGCTCCGTTTTAAGGAGAAGCTTGGCGAGGGCCAGTTTGGGGAG GTGCATCTGTGTGAGGTAGAGAGCCCTCAAGATCTGGTCAGTCTTGATTTCCCTCTCAGTGTGCGCAAGGGACAGCCCTTGCTGGTAGCTGTCAAGATTCTACGGCCAGATGCCACCAAGAATGCCAG GAATGACTTCCTGAAAGAGGTGAAGATCATGTCGAGGCTAAAGGACCCAAACATCATCCGGCTCCTGGGCGTGTGTGTGCAGGATGACCCTCTCTGCATGATTACGGATTACATGGAGAATGGCGACCTCAACCAGTTCCTCAGTGCCCACCAGCTAGAGGACAAGGCGGCGGAGGGGGCCGGGGATGGGGAGGCAGCCCAGGGGCCCACCATCAG CTATCCCATGCTGCTGCATGTGGCGGCCCAGATCGCCTCGGGCATGCGCTATCTGGCCACACTTAACTTTGTGCATCGGGACCTGGCCACAAGGAACTGCCTGGTCGGGGAAAATTTCACCATCAAAATTGCCGACTTTGGCATGAGCCGGAACCTCTATGCTGGGGATTATTACCGCGTGCAGGGCCGGGCGGTGCTGCCCATCCGGTGGATGGCCTGGGAGTGTATCCTCATG GGGAAGTTCACGACCGCAAGTGACGTGTGGGCCTTTGGGGTGACCCTGTGGGAGGTGCTGATGCTCTGCAGGGCCCAGCCCTTTGGGCAGCTCACGGATGAGCAAGTGATCGAGAACGCGGGGGAGTTCTTCCGGGATCAGGGCCGGCAG GTGTACCTGTCCCGGCCCCCAGCCTGCCCCCTGGGCCTGTATGAGCTGATGCTTCGGTGCTGGAGCCGGGAGCCTGAGCAGCGACCACCCTTTTCCCAGCTGCATCGGTTCCTGGCAGAAGATGCGCTCAACACAGTGTGA
- the DDR1 gene encoding epithelial discoidin domain-containing receptor 1 isoform X1, which yields MRAAYPRWMVSWFHQELLSLPSEHHRQCPSSATSSPVFTHRSPAGWTFQHLHPSQSLVLRLTVAKGTQRCCPHPLRPEGIGAMGPRALSSLLLLLLLLVATGDADMKGHFDPAKCRYALGMQDRTIPDGDISASSSWSDSTAARHSRLESSDGDGAWCPAGPVFPKEEEYLQVDLRRLHLVALVGTQGRHAGGLGKEFSPSYRLRYSRDGLRWMDWRDRWGQEVILGNEDPGGVVLKDLGPPMVARMVRFYPRADRVMSVCLRVELYGCLWKDGLLSYTAPVGQTMYLSEAVHLNDSTYDGHTTHTVGGLQYGGLGQLADGVVGLDDFRKSQELRVWPGYDYVGWSNHSFPSGYVEMEFEFDRLRAFQAMQVHCNNMHTLGARLPGGVECRFKRGPAMAWEGEPVRHALGGSLGDPRARAVSVPLGGRVGRFLQCRFLFAGPWLLFSEISFISDVVNDSSLALGGTYPPAPWWPPGPPPTNFSSLELEPRGQQPVAKAEGSPTAILIGCLVAIILLLLLIIALMLWRLHWRRLLSKAERRVLEEELTVHLSVPGDTILINNRPGSREPPPYQEPRPRGNPPHSAPSVPNSSALLLSNPAYRLLLATYARPPRGPGPPTPAWAKPTNTQAYSGDYMEPEKPGAPLLPPPPQNSVPHYAEADIVTLQGVTGGNTYAVPALPPGAAGDGPPRVDFPRSRLRFKEKLGEGQFGEVHLCEVESPQDLVSLDFPLSVRKGQPLLVAVKILRPDATKNARNDFLKEVKIMSRLKDPNIIRLLGVCVQDDPLCMITDYMENGDLNQFLSAHQLEDKAAEGAGDGEAAQGPTISYPMLLHVAAQIASGMRYLATLNFVHRDLATRNCLVGENFTIKIADFGMSRNLYAGDYYRVQGRAVLPIRWMAWECILMGKFTTASDVWAFGVTLWEVLMLCRAQPFGQLTDEQVIENAGEFFRDQGRQVYLSRPPACPLGLYELMLRCWSREPEQRPPFSQLHRFLAEDALNTV from the exons ATGAGAG CCGCTTATCCACGCTGGATGGTCAGTTGGTTCCACCAGGAGTTACTGTCATTGCCCAGTGAGCACCATCGTCAGTGtccctcctctgccacctcctctCCAGTCTTCACTCACAGGTCCCCTGCTGGCTGGACATTTCAGCACCTCCATCCCAGCCAGAGTCTGGTGCTCAGACTCACTGTGGCCAAGGGCACACAG agatgctgcccccacccccttagGCCCGAGGGAATAGGAGCTATGGGGCCAAGGGCCCTCTCATCTctactgctactgctgctgctcttGGTGGCAACGGGAGATGCTGACATGAAGGGACATTTTGACCCTG CCAAGTGCCGCTATGCCTTGGGCATGCAGGACCGGACCATCCCAGATGGTGAcatctctgcctccagctcctgGTCAGACTCCACTGCGGCTCGCCACAGCAG gctGGAAAGCAGTGACGGAGATGGGGCATGGTGCCCTGCAGGGCCAGTGTTTCCCAAGGAGGAGGAATACCTGCAGGTGGACTTGCGGCGGCTGCACCTGGTGGCGCTGGTGGGCACCCAGGGGAGGCACGCGGGGGGCCTGGGCAAGGAATTCTCCCCCAGCTACCGGCTGCGTTATTCCCGAGACGGCCTCCGCTGGATGGACTGGAGGGACCGCTGGGGCCAGGAG GTGATCTTAGGTAATGAGGATCCTGGGGGAGTGGTGCTGAAGGACCTTGGACCCCCCATGGTGGCCCGAATGGTTCGCTTCTATCCCCGGGCGGACCGAGTCATGAGCGTCTGTCTGCGGGTGGAGCTCTATGGCTGCCTCTGGAAGG aTGGACTCCTGTCTTACACGGCCCCTGTGGGGCAGACGATGTACTTATCTGAGGCCGTGCACCTCAACGACTCCACCTATGATGGACACACCACGCACACCGTTGGCGG GCTGCAGTATGGAGGTCTAGGCCAGCTGGCAGATGGTGTGGTGGGGCTAGATGACTTTAGGAAGAGCCAGGAGCTGCGGGTCTGGCCAGGCTATGACTATGTGGGATGGAGCAATCACAGCTTCCCCAGCGGCTATGTGGAGATGGAGTTTGAGTTTGACCGACTGAGGGCCTTCCAGGCCATGCAG gtCCACTGTAACAACATGCACACCTTGGGAGCTCGCCTGCCTGGTGGGGTGGAGTGTCGCTTCAAGCGGGGCCCTGCCATGGCCTGGGAGGGGGAGCCTGTGCGCCACGCCCTAGGGGGCAGCCTGGGGGACCCCAGAGCCCGGGCTGTGTCGGTGCCCCTGGGCGGCCGTGTGGGCCGCTTTCTTCAGTGCCGCTTCCTCTTTGCTGGGCCGTGGTTACTCTTCAGTGAAATCTCCTTCATCTCTG aTGTTGTGAATGACTCCTCCCTGGCTCTGGGGGGCACCTACCCACCAGCCCCCTGGTGGCCACCTGGCCCACCTCCCAccaacttcagcagcttgg AGCTCGAGCCCAGGGGCCAGCAGCCCGTGGCCAAGGCTGAGGGAAGCCCAACTGCCATCCTCATCGGCTGCCTCGTGGCCAtcatcctgctgctgctgctcatcaTCGCCCTCATGCTGTGGCGGCTGCACTGGCGCAGGCTCCTCAGCAAG GCCGAGCGTCGGGTATTGGAAGAGGAGCTGACGGTTCATCTCTCTGTCCCTGGGGACACCATCCTCATCAACAACCGCCCAGGCTCTCGAGAGCCACCCCCTTACCAGGAGCCTCGGCCGCGTGGGAATCCACCCCACTCTGCTCCCAGTGTCCCCAACAGCTCTG CGTTGCTGCTCTCCAATCCAGCCTACCGTCTCCTTCTGGCCACTTACGCCCGCCCCCCTCGAGGCCCGGGCCCCCCCACACCCGCCTGGGCCAAACCCACCAACACCCAGG CCTACAGTGGGGACTATATGGAGCCTGAGAAGCCGGGTGCCCCacttctgcccccacctccccagaacAGCGTCCCCCATTATGCCGAGGCTGACATTGTCACCCTGCAGGGTGTCACGGGGGGCAACACCTATGCTGTGCCTGCACTGCCCCCAGGGGCAGCTGGGGATGGTCCCCCCAGAGTGGATTTCCCTCGGTCGAGGCTCCGTTTTAAGGAGAAGCTTGGCGAGGGCCAGTTTGGGGAG GTGCATCTGTGTGAGGTAGAGAGCCCTCAAGATCTGGTCAGTCTTGATTTCCCTCTCAGTGTGCGCAAGGGACAGCCCTTGCTGGTAGCTGTCAAGATTCTACGGCCAGATGCCACCAAGAATGCCAG GAATGACTTCCTGAAAGAGGTGAAGATCATGTCGAGGCTAAAGGACCCAAACATCATCCGGCTCCTGGGCGTGTGTGTGCAGGATGACCCTCTCTGCATGATTACGGATTACATGGAGAATGGCGACCTCAACCAGTTCCTCAGTGCCCACCAGCTAGAGGACAAGGCGGCGGAGGGGGCCGGGGATGGGGAGGCAGCCCAGGGGCCCACCATCAG CTATCCCATGCTGCTGCATGTGGCGGCCCAGATCGCCTCGGGCATGCGCTATCTGGCCACACTTAACTTTGTGCATCGGGACCTGGCCACAAGGAACTGCCTGGTCGGGGAAAATTTCACCATCAAAATTGCCGACTTTGGCATGAGCCGGAACCTCTATGCTGGGGATTATTACCGCGTGCAGGGCCGGGCGGTGCTGCCCATCCGGTGGATGGCCTGGGAGTGTATCCTCATG GGGAAGTTCACGACCGCAAGTGACGTGTGGGCCTTTGGGGTGACCCTGTGGGAGGTGCTGATGCTCTGCAGGGCCCAGCCCTTTGGGCAGCTCACGGATGAGCAAGTGATCGAGAACGCGGGGGAGTTCTTCCGGGATCAGGGCCGGCAG GTGTACCTGTCCCGGCCCCCAGCCTGCCCCCTGGGCCTGTATGAGCTGATGCTTCGGTGCTGGAGCCGGGAGCCTGAGCAGCGACCACCCTTTTCCCAGCTGCATCGGTTCCTGGCAGAAGATGCGCTCAACACAGTGTGA
- the DDR1 gene encoding epithelial discoidin domain-containing receptor 1 isoform X3: MRAAYPRWMVSWFHQELLSLPSEHHRQCPSSATSSPVFTHRSPAGWTFQHLHPSQSLVLRLTVAKGTQRCCPHPLRPEGIGAMGPRALSSLLLLLLLLVATGDADMKGHFDPAKCRYALGMQDRTIPDGDISASSSWSDSTAARHSRLESSDGDGAWCPAGPVFPKEEEYLQVDLRRLHLVALVGTQGRHAGGLGKEFSPSYRLRYSRDGLRWMDWRDRWGQEVILGNEDPGGVVLKDLGPPMVARMVRFYPRADRVMSVCLRVELYGCLWKDGLLSYTAPVGQTMYLSEAVHLNDSTYDGHTTHTVGGLQYGGLGQLADGVVGLDDFRKSQELRVWPGYDYVGWSNHSFPSGYVEMEFEFDRLRAFQAMQVHCNNMHTLGARLPGGVECRFKRGPAMAWEGEPVRHALGGSLGDPRARAVSVPLGGRVGRFLQCRFLFAGPWLLFSEISFISDVVNDSSLALGGTYPPAPWWPPGPPPTNFSSLELEPRGQQPVAKAEGSPTAILIGCLVAIILLLLLIIALMLWRLHWRRLLSKAERRVLEEELTVHLSVPGDTILINNRPGSREPPPYQEPRPRGNPPHSAPSVPNSSAYSGDYMEPEKPGAPLLPPPPQNSVPHYAEADIVTLQGVTGGNTYAVPALPPGAAGDGPPRVDFPRSRLRFKEKLGEGQFGEVHLCEVESPQDLVSLDFPLSVRKGQPLLVAVKILRPDATKNARNDFLKEVKIMSRLKDPNIIRLLGVCVQDDPLCMITDYMENGDLNQFLSAHQLEDKAAEGAGDGEAAQGPTISYPMLLHVAAQIASGMRYLATLNFVHRDLATRNCLVGENFTIKIADFGMSRNLYAGDYYRVQGRAVLPIRWMAWECILMGKFTTASDVWAFGVTLWEVLMLCRAQPFGQLTDEQVIENAGEFFRDQGRQVYLSRPPACPLGLYELMLRCWSREPEQRPPFSQLHRFLAEDALNTV; this comes from the exons ATGAGAG CCGCTTATCCACGCTGGATGGTCAGTTGGTTCCACCAGGAGTTACTGTCATTGCCCAGTGAGCACCATCGTCAGTGtccctcctctgccacctcctctCCAGTCTTCACTCACAGGTCCCCTGCTGGCTGGACATTTCAGCACCTCCATCCCAGCCAGAGTCTGGTGCTCAGACTCACTGTGGCCAAGGGCACACAG agatgctgcccccacccccttagGCCCGAGGGAATAGGAGCTATGGGGCCAAGGGCCCTCTCATCTctactgctactgctgctgctcttGGTGGCAACGGGAGATGCTGACATGAAGGGACATTTTGACCCTG CCAAGTGCCGCTATGCCTTGGGCATGCAGGACCGGACCATCCCAGATGGTGAcatctctgcctccagctcctgGTCAGACTCCACTGCGGCTCGCCACAGCAG gctGGAAAGCAGTGACGGAGATGGGGCATGGTGCCCTGCAGGGCCAGTGTTTCCCAAGGAGGAGGAATACCTGCAGGTGGACTTGCGGCGGCTGCACCTGGTGGCGCTGGTGGGCACCCAGGGGAGGCACGCGGGGGGCCTGGGCAAGGAATTCTCCCCCAGCTACCGGCTGCGTTATTCCCGAGACGGCCTCCGCTGGATGGACTGGAGGGACCGCTGGGGCCAGGAG GTGATCTTAGGTAATGAGGATCCTGGGGGAGTGGTGCTGAAGGACCTTGGACCCCCCATGGTGGCCCGAATGGTTCGCTTCTATCCCCGGGCGGACCGAGTCATGAGCGTCTGTCTGCGGGTGGAGCTCTATGGCTGCCTCTGGAAGG aTGGACTCCTGTCTTACACGGCCCCTGTGGGGCAGACGATGTACTTATCTGAGGCCGTGCACCTCAACGACTCCACCTATGATGGACACACCACGCACACCGTTGGCGG GCTGCAGTATGGAGGTCTAGGCCAGCTGGCAGATGGTGTGGTGGGGCTAGATGACTTTAGGAAGAGCCAGGAGCTGCGGGTCTGGCCAGGCTATGACTATGTGGGATGGAGCAATCACAGCTTCCCCAGCGGCTATGTGGAGATGGAGTTTGAGTTTGACCGACTGAGGGCCTTCCAGGCCATGCAG gtCCACTGTAACAACATGCACACCTTGGGAGCTCGCCTGCCTGGTGGGGTGGAGTGTCGCTTCAAGCGGGGCCCTGCCATGGCCTGGGAGGGGGAGCCTGTGCGCCACGCCCTAGGGGGCAGCCTGGGGGACCCCAGAGCCCGGGCTGTGTCGGTGCCCCTGGGCGGCCGTGTGGGCCGCTTTCTTCAGTGCCGCTTCCTCTTTGCTGGGCCGTGGTTACTCTTCAGTGAAATCTCCTTCATCTCTG aTGTTGTGAATGACTCCTCCCTGGCTCTGGGGGGCACCTACCCACCAGCCCCCTGGTGGCCACCTGGCCCACCTCCCAccaacttcagcagcttgg AGCTCGAGCCCAGGGGCCAGCAGCCCGTGGCCAAGGCTGAGGGAAGCCCAACTGCCATCCTCATCGGCTGCCTCGTGGCCAtcatcctgctgctgctgctcatcaTCGCCCTCATGCTGTGGCGGCTGCACTGGCGCAGGCTCCTCAGCAAG GCCGAGCGTCGGGTATTGGAAGAGGAGCTGACGGTTCATCTCTCTGTCCCTGGGGACACCATCCTCATCAACAACCGCCCAGGCTCTCGAGAGCCACCCCCTTACCAGGAGCCTCGGCCGCGTGGGAATCCACCCCACTCTGCTCCCAGTGTCCCCAACAGCTCTG CCTACAGTGGGGACTATATGGAGCCTGAGAAGCCGGGTGCCCCacttctgcccccacctccccagaacAGCGTCCCCCATTATGCCGAGGCTGACATTGTCACCCTGCAGGGTGTCACGGGGGGCAACACCTATGCTGTGCCTGCACTGCCCCCAGGGGCAGCTGGGGATGGTCCCCCCAGAGTGGATTTCCCTCGGTCGAGGCTCCGTTTTAAGGAGAAGCTTGGCGAGGGCCAGTTTGGGGAG GTGCATCTGTGTGAGGTAGAGAGCCCTCAAGATCTGGTCAGTCTTGATTTCCCTCTCAGTGTGCGCAAGGGACAGCCCTTGCTGGTAGCTGTCAAGATTCTACGGCCAGATGCCACCAAGAATGCCAG GAATGACTTCCTGAAAGAGGTGAAGATCATGTCGAGGCTAAAGGACCCAAACATCATCCGGCTCCTGGGCGTGTGTGTGCAGGATGACCCTCTCTGCATGATTACGGATTACATGGAGAATGGCGACCTCAACCAGTTCCTCAGTGCCCACCAGCTAGAGGACAAGGCGGCGGAGGGGGCCGGGGATGGGGAGGCAGCCCAGGGGCCCACCATCAG CTATCCCATGCTGCTGCATGTGGCGGCCCAGATCGCCTCGGGCATGCGCTATCTGGCCACACTTAACTTTGTGCATCGGGACCTGGCCACAAGGAACTGCCTGGTCGGGGAAAATTTCACCATCAAAATTGCCGACTTTGGCATGAGCCGGAACCTCTATGCTGGGGATTATTACCGCGTGCAGGGCCGGGCGGTGCTGCCCATCCGGTGGATGGCCTGGGAGTGTATCCTCATG GGGAAGTTCACGACCGCAAGTGACGTGTGGGCCTTTGGGGTGACCCTGTGGGAGGTGCTGATGCTCTGCAGGGCCCAGCCCTTTGGGCAGCTCACGGATGAGCAAGTGATCGAGAACGCGGGGGAGTTCTTCCGGGATCAGGGCCGGCAG GTGTACCTGTCCCGGCCCCCAGCCTGCCCCCTGGGCCTGTATGAGCTGATGCTTCGGTGCTGGAGCCGGGAGCCTGAGCAGCGACCACCCTTTTCCCAGCTGCATCGGTTCCTGGCAGAAGATGCGCTCAACACAGTGTGA